The DNA region GAACGTCAATTTAGTTAAGCTGAGCAGTGTTATTCCTGCTCACATAGAGTGGATTGAGAAGATGCCCGAAGTTCCAATAGGAATGCTCCTTCCAACAGTTTACGCCCATATAGAGAGCGATGAGCCCGGTTCAACAATAAGCGCCGCTTTGGGTGTTGGTATAAGTGAAGACAATAATGGAGGACTAATTTACGAATACAGCGGATACTGCACAAAAGAAGAAGCCATAGAGATGGTAAAGAAAATGGTTGAAGAGGGCTTTAGAGTTAGAGGATGGAAGCTTAAGGAGTTTAAGGTTGTAGTTTCAGAGATTACTGTTAAGGATAAACCCGCGGCAGCTTTAGCCGCAGTAGTTATGCTCCCATACTAACACTTTCAATATTTTGAACAATGGAAGAGGTGGTCAAGATGGATGGGGGTGAGTGCGATGATGGGTGTCGAAAACCCATTAGGTATGCATGTGATTTTGGACTTATACGAATGCGATCCCAAAATATTAGACGATATCGAAAAAATAGAAGAAATCCTCACTAAGGCAGCAGAAATAGCCAACGCGACTGTTATTGACAAGAGATTTCATAAGTTCTCTCCTCAAGGCGTTTCTGGTGCTGTTGTTGTTTCTGAGAGTCATATCACAATTCACACTTGGCCAGAGCATGGCTATGCAAGCGTTGATGTTTATACCTGTGGGGATCACACAATGCCTGTGAAAGCGGGGGAATACATCATAAAGGCACTCAAATGTAAAAACCCCACAGTTGTTAAAATCGATAGGGGGATTCTCTTCAGAAAGGACTGATTCTTCTTAATCATCTTTTTAAATCCTTCCTTTGATATTTATTTCGAGAGAGGTGAGTGCGATGCATTTCATTGAATGGTATCCGAGAGGTTATGGTGTTGGGTTTAAGATCAAAAGCAAGCTTTTGGAAACTCAAAGCAAATTCCAGAGAATTGAGCTTTACGAAACTGAGGGATTTGGAAAGCTCCTCGTCCTAGATGGGACTGTCCAACTAGTTGAACATGGAGAAGAAAGCTATCATGAGCCTTTGGTTCATCCCGTGATGCTCGCACATCCAAATCCGCGCAGAGTTTTGGTGATTGGCGGAGGAGATGGTGGGACTCTTAGGGAAGTGCTTAAACATAAAACCGTCAAGAAAGCAACTCTAGTAGAGATAGACGACATGGTTGTCGAGATTTCAATGCTTTATTTGGGGATAGATAGAGGACTCTTAGAGCGGCTGATGAAAAAGGAAGAGCCTAGGGGAGAGCTCATTATTGGAGATGGCGTTGAATACATGAAGAACTCAGGAGAGAAGTTCGATGTGATAATAGTCGACTCAACAGATCCCGTTGGTCCCGCAAAGCTCCTCTTCAGCGAGGAATTCTATAGAAATGCATATGATGCACTAGGCGAAAAAGGGCTCTATATAACCCAAGCAGGAAGCGTCTACCTCTTTACAAATGAGCTTTTGGATGCTTACAAGAATATGAAGAAGGTCTTTGACCGCGTTTACTACTTCAGCTTCCCGGTTATAGGATACGCATCACCTTGGAGCTTTTTAGTTGGCGTCAAAGGCGAGATTGATTTCACTAAGATCGACTTAGAGAGGGCTAAAGAGCTCGAGTTAATCTACTATGATCCTGAAAAACACGAAACACTATTCCAAATGCCCAAGTATGTCAGGGAGCTTTTAGAAAAAGACTGAAGGCTTCCCAAACTATTTTAACTTTTAATTACTAATCCCTGTATGGTGAAAGCATGGAGGTTAGATGTCATAAATGCGGTAGGGCCTACTCATCAATCATTCCTCCCAGCTGCATCTGTGGGGAGGGGCTTGAGATTACATATGACTATTCTAAAGTGGACGTTAAAAAGTGGAGAATGAGAAACAGAGGTGTCTGGCGCTATAAAGAACTTCTACCGGAAGTCAAGAAGATAGTGAGCTTAAATGAAGGAGGAAGCCCTCTTTTTAAAGCCAAGCTTAGTAAAGAGTTGGGATTAGAAGTCTTCATAAAGGACGAGACGAGAAACCCAACGGGCTCTTTTAAAGATAGATTTGCAACCGTTGCGGTTTCTTATGGACTGCCTTTTGCCGAAAATGGATTTATAGTGGCAAGTGATGGAAACAGCGCTGCTTCGCTAGCAGCTTATGCAGCAAGAGCAAACAAAGAGGCATTTGTAGTTATTCCTAGGAGGGTGGATAAAGGAAAGCTGATCCAAATGATAGCCTTTGGAGCTAAGATAATCCGTTATGGAGAGAGCGTTGACGAGGCTATTCCCTACGCTAAAGAGCTTGCAAAGCTCAATGGGCTCTATGATGTAACCTCTGCAAGCAATTTAATAGGCATAGAAGGACAGAAGACGCTTGCTTTTGAACTCTGGGAGGAGCTAAAGCCCACACACATTTTAGTCCCCACCGGAAGCGGGAGCAATATATACAGTATTTACAAGGGATTTAAGGAGCTCTTAGAGATTGGTGCTGTGGAAGAAATTCCAAAGCTGATAGCAGTGCAAACTGAAAAGTGCTCCCCCATAGCAAGTGAGATACTAAACATTAAAGGGAAGAAGGAGTTTACGAAGGCCCTGGCGCTCTATGTCAAAGACCCCCTCAACAAAGAGAAGGCTGTTAGAGCTGTAAAAGAGAGCGGAGGAACAGCTGTCCTTGTTAGGGAAGAGGAGCTAGACATGGGAGAGAGGCTGTTAACTAAAGAGGGCGTTTTTGCTGAGTATGCCTCGGCAGTTGTTGTTCCTGCCCTGTTAAAGCTAAAGGAGGAGAACTACTTCGAAAAGGATGATAAAATAGCCTTAGTAATTACAGGCTCAGGGTTAAAGAGTTTTTATGAAGAAAAAGAGCGCTCAATCATGACAGGAACAAAACTCGAGATTTTAAGGCTCCTTAGGGATAAGCCCAGCTATGGCTATGAGATCTGGGAGAACATATCCAAACCCATGAAATATCAAGCTGTTTACCAACACATAAAGGAGCTTGAGAGCTTAGGGCTCATCAAAGAGGCCTATAAACGGGGTAGGAGGATTTACTACACACTCACTGGAAAAGGAGCTAGAATACTGGAAAACCTTGAGGAGTAGATTTTTAAACCTTTGACGCTATGTTTATGTTATCACAATCATGTCAAAGGAGGGGGTCATATGGACAAGGTTTATCTAACTTGGTGGCAAATAGACAGAGCTTTGTTCTCTCTCGCTGAAGAGCTCAGACAAAAGTTCATGCCGGATGTTATAGTGGGAATAGCAAGGGGAGGGCTGATTCCAGCTGTTAGACTCAGCCATATATTAGGGGACATTGAACTCAAAGTGATGGATATAAAATTCTATACTGATATAGGTACTCATGGCGAAAAGCCAGTTATAAAAATCCCAATCCACGGCGACCTGAAGGGAAAGAAAGTAGCAATAGTGGATGATGTCAGTGATACAGGAAAAACGTTAGAAGTGGCCATTGAAGAGGTCAAAAAACTTGGAGCGGAGGAAGTAAAGGTAGTCTGCCTCTCAACCAAGCCTTGGACTTCAGTTGTGCCAGATTTTTATGTATTCAGAACTGACAAGTGGATAGTCTTCCCATGGGAAGAATTCCCTGTGGTCGCTAGGGAGTGATGTTGGATAAATTATCCGACAACCTTTAGTTTTACACTTTTTAATTGGGTGTCTACAAACTTCTTGCATTTTTGACATGATGCCAATTCTCTGAGAGATAAGTTTTTAGCGTTGGAGAGCCTTCATTATACTACCTATCATTCTAACAACTATGCAGATATGTTCCGATAAAATGACGAGGTGTCTCTATGGTAGTTGAAAAAGTGATGAAAAGAGATGGTAGAATAGTACCTTTCGATGAAGGTCGTATAAAGTGGGCTATAAAAAGGGCAATGCTCGAAGTGGGCGTAAGGGATGAGGAGCTTCTTGACAAAGTTGTCAAAGATGTCGTCGATAGGATTAATGAGCTCTATGATGGGCAAGTCCCAAATATTGAAAACATCCAGGATATAGTTGAGCTCGAATTAATGCGCAACGGTCTTTTTGATGTTGCAAAGGCATACATAATTTACAGAAAGAAGAAAGCAGAGATTAGAGAAGAGAAGAGGAAGATACTTAACAAAGAAAAGCTTGATGATATTGATAAGCGCTTCTCCATAAATGCCTTAAGAGTCCTCGCGAGCAGGTATCTAATAAAAAATGAAGAAGGGAAAATAATTGAGAGCCCAAAAGAGCTCTTTGAGAGGGTTGCACTTCTATCAGTTATCCCAGATTTGCTCTATGATGAGAGAGTCTTCTCCAAAGAAGGTGGCTTCGAGCAGGATTTGAGCAATTTGGTGTACTACCGCGAGCTTTTGGATGAATACGACAAAAAGCTGAGCATAGGAAGGTTTAAGCTTAATAAATATCACTTTGAGAGACTTTTGAACCTTTATGAGGAACTTGCACAGAAAGGTCACATGAAAGTAAGTATAGACGAGTTCGTGAAAATGATTGAGAGCGGAGAGTTCGACAACTATGAAGATGAGGTCGAGGAATACTTCAGACTAATGACCTCCCAAGTCTTTATGCCAAACAGCCCGGCCCTCATAAACTCCGGTAGGCCACTAGGAATGCTGTCAGCGTGCTTTGTAGTGCCTATCGAAGATGATATGGAGAGCATTATGAAAGCAGCACACGATGTGGCAATTATTCAAAAAATGGGTGGTGGTACAGGCCTTAATTTCTCAAAGCTTCGGCCAGAGGGAGATTTAGTTGGAACGACAACTGGTGCTGCTAGCGGTCCTATCTCATTTATGCATCTCATAGATGCTGTTAGTGATGTAATAAAGCAAGGTGGCGTGAGAAGAGGAGCAAACATGGGAATTCTTGAGGTCTGGCACCCCGATATAGAGAAATTCATCCATGCTAAGGAGAAGAACACAGGAACGAATGTTTTAAGCAACTTTAACATTAGTGTTGGGCTTTGGGAGGACTTTTGGGAGGCCATAAAAGAAGGGAAAAAATATCCTCTGGTAAATCCAAGGACAGGTAAAAAGAAGAAGGAAATAAATCCAAAGACCCTTTTTGAAGAGCTCGCATTCATGGCATGGTCCAAGGCAGATCCAGGTGTTATATTCTTTGACATCATAAACAGGAGGAACGTTCTCGAAGAAGCTAAAGGCGGGAAGATTAGGGCAACAAACCCCTGCGGAGAAGAGCCTCTCTACGACTACGAATCTTGTAATTTAGCGAGCATAAACCTTGCAAAGTTTGTGAAATACAATGAAAATGGAGCTTACTTCGACTGGGACGAGTACGCCGAAGTTATCCAAAAGGTTGCCAAGTACCTCGACAACGCAATAGATGTCAATAAGTTCCCGCTCCCGGAGATTGACTACAGCACAAAGCTCACGAGGAGAATAGGCGTTGGAATGATGGGTTTAGCGGATGCGCTCTTCAAGCTCGGAATAGCATACAACAGCAAAGAGGGTTACGACTTCATGCGCAAAGCCACCGAATATCTCACTTTCTACGCCTACAAGTACTCAGTTGAAGCTGCTAAAAAGCGCGGCACGTTCCCGCTCTATGAGAAGAGTGCCTATCCAAAGGGTGAGCTCCCAATAGAGGGCTTCTATCACAAAGAAATATGGAACCTCCCATGGGATGAGCTCGTTGAGGAAATCAAGAAGTACGGAGTTAGGAACGCCATGGTAACGACATGCCCACCAACGGGAAGTGTTTCAATGATTGCAGACACTTCGAGCGGCATAGAGCCAATATTCGCCCTGGTGTACAAAAAGAGCGTCACCGTTGGCGAATTTTATTACGTCGACCCAGTCTTTGAGGCTGAACTTAAAAAGCGCGGCCTCTATACCGATGAAATACTCCAAAAAATCAGCGACAACTATGGCTCTGTTCAAGGTCTCGAGGAGATACCCGAGGATATGCAAAGGGTCTTCGTCACTTCAATGGATATCCACTGGCTCGACCACATATTAGCCCAAGCTGAGATACAACTTTGGCTCACTGATTCAGCAAGTAAGACCATAAACATGCCAAACGATGCCACTGTTGAGGATGTTAAAGCGGCATACCTCTTAGCGTATAAGCTCGGTTGTAAGGGAGTCACCGTTTATAGGGACGGCTCGCTGAGTGTTCAAGTTTACAGCGTCGAAGGAGAGAAGAAGCAGAGAGTTAAGGCGAAACCAAGCAAATACGCGGTTGAAATATTGAAGAAAGTTGTTGAAAACGAGCCCTGGCTTGAGCGCTTCATCAACGTCAATGCAATAATAAACGGCACCAACGGTAAAAACGGCAACGCTGCGGAGAAAAATAACAAACAAAGCTTAACTTTAAATATAAGCCTCAGTGTGCCCCAAAAAGCAAAAGAAGAAGCAAAGAAAGGTGTTTGTCCAGTGTGCGGTGCTCCAACCGTCTTTGAAAGCGGTTGTGAAGTGTGTAAGGCCTGCGGATGGAGCAAATGTGTAATTAGCTGAACTTTTTTCTTATCCCTTTTCCTTAATCCTTTTATACCCATGAAGCAACTTTCTCTTGGGGTGGTCTCATGCAGTTTGAAGATGCTTATAAAGAGGTTTATGAGATAGTCAAGCCAAAGTACAAGCTCTTTACAGCCGGTCCAGTAGCTTGTTTTCCAGAGGTTTTGGAGATAATGAAAGTCCAAATGTTTAGCCACAGAGCAAAGGAGTATAAGGAAATCCACGTTGATACGCTCAAGCGCTTGAGCGACTTTTTAGAGGCCAAAAATGGAGAAATAATTCTCTTCCCAAGCTCAGGAACAGCTTTTATGGAAGCTGCCGTTAGGAACACCATCCCGAGAGGTGGGAAAGTCCTCGTAACGATAATAGGTGCTTTTGGAAAGCGCTTTAAGGAAGTCGTCGAGGCCAACGGAAGGAAGGCCATAACTTTGGAGTACGAACCCGGGAAAGCCGTTAAGCCCGAGGACTTGGACGAGGCTTTAAAGAAGAACCCCGACGTTGAGGCTGTTACAATCACATACAACGAGACATCCACAGGTGTTTTGAACCCACTCCCAGAGTTAGCTAAGGTTGTTAAGGAGCACGATAAGCTTCTCTTTGTAGATGCTGTTAGTGCTATGGGTGGAGCTGATATCAAGTTCGATGAGTGGGGTATTGATTTAGTCTTTGGAAGCTCCCAAAAGGCCTTTGGAGTTCCTCCAGGGTTAGCGGTTGCTGCTGTGAGTGAGCGTGTTTTTGAGATAGCTGAGAAGATGGAGGAGAAAGGCTGGTACCTCGATTTACCCCTCTACAAGAAGTTCAACGCCACGAAGAAGGGAACACCCTCAACGCCTCCAATGCCCCAGATATTTGGCTTAAACGTCGTGCTCCGCATCATAGAGAAGATGGGCGGCAAAGAAGAGTGGCTCGGCATGTACGCAAAGCGCTCCCAAATGATTAGGGAAGGCGTCAAGGAGATGGGTCTTAGTGTGTTGGCCGAGCCCGGATATGAGAGCCCAACCATTACAGCAGTTGTCGTCCCAGAGGGCATGAAGGGCGAGGACGTATACAACACGATGCGTGAGAGGGGCTTTGAGCTCGCTAAGGGCTATGGAGCCGGCATAAAGGAGAAGACCTTCAGAATTGGAAACATGGGCTACATGACTTTCGAAGACATCCAAGAGATGCTCAGCAACTTAAGAGAAGTAATAGAAGAATTAAAGGATTAAACAGCTTTTTCAAGCTTTATTTTTCCTTCATCTTCTTTGACCCTGTAAATCACGTCGACGCTTCTCGAATGCGTCCTGAAGTCAAAGGCGAGCTTAACTATGAACTCAAAGCGCTTTAGGGTTTCGTCATCTATTTTGAGCCAGTGCTTTATCTCCCCCACCAGATCATTTGAGAGCACGAGGGAAGTAATTATGAATGGATAGTCATCTATGAGTTCCTGAAGAATTAAAGGCACGCTGACAGTGTGGAGCGTATCTATAACAACGTAGTCCGGGTTTATTTTCCTTATCTGTTCTATAACATCATTAGTCCTGCTTTTAAGGCTTTGAGAATCGAATTGAGTATCAATCACGTTTATGTTCTCTTTAAATGGCTTAAACTCTCCGTAGGCAGTTACAACAGCTATTTTCCAATCATCGGGGATTAAGTGAATCAAAGCCTCGACGAGCTTCGTTTTACCGCTCCTGCTCTTCCCCACAATTAAGATATCGCTTTTCTTCAAGAGGGCATCCCTTAAAACCTCCAGCTGCTCTCTACTAATGCTCCCGTATCTTAAGAGGTCATCTGGTGTGAATATGTACACTCCCACTTTTTACCACCATAAAGCATAGGGCAAGAAAGAATATAAACCTTCACCTTACTAAAGCCTCTTTCGCCTTAATGAGAGCCACTAAAAGCTCGTTCATAGGAGCTTTAAGTCCAATTGCTTCTGCATACTCTACAATTTTGCCGTTTATGTAGTCTATCTCCGTCTTCTTGCCCCTCTTCAAATCCTGAAGCATCGAGTTGTAGTTATCACTCGTACGCTTCAGCGTATCTATAATAACCTCTATTGGATGTTCCTCAAAGCTAATACCCCACTGCTGTGCCACCATGCATCCTTCACGAGCTATACTTACTAAAATGTCTTGGAGATAATCGTTCTCAAGGAGATAGCCGTTCTTAACTTCAAGGAGAGCACCTAATGGGTTTATAGCCGAGTTAACTATGGCCTTGAGCCACTTCCACCCAATTATATTGTCGCTAACTTTAGTCTTTATCCCCGCAGCATTGAAGAGCATTGCAATTTCCTCGGCAAATCTGCTATTTCCTTTGGGATAAACACCAATGCGCGTAATGCCCTTCCCAGTCCACCTGATGACGCCCCACTTTTCAAGCATTGCTCCATTTGTGGTTATACCCCCGAGGACATTCTTTGTATATTTTAAAGCCAAATCCTCATTTCCGAGACCGTTTTGAATGCTTAAAACCCAAGTTTTATCTCCTATAATTCCTTTAACACACTCCAAAGCAGCTTTTGTAGAATAAGACTTGGTGGCCAATATCAGCAGGTCAGGATTTTCGTTAGGTGCATGAGTGATAGCGTTAGGATAAACCGTGAATTCCTCAACGCCCGTAACTTTGAGTCCCTCCTCATTTATGGCGTTAACATGCTCTTCTCTCCCAATTAGCGTTACATCTTCCTCAACTCTCGCCAGCAGAGCACCAAAAAGTGAGCCAATTGAGCCGGCGCCGAGGATGTATATTTTCACTTTTCTCACCAAAAGAGTTTTTAAAGCAGAGATTAAAAGCCTTTCCGATGGAAATGGAAGTAGCGGTAATACTTGTAGAACCAGAGTACCCCATAAACCTCGGCTCAATAGCACGCGTAATGAAGAACTTTGGTGTTGATGAGCTTATCCTAGTCAACCCTAAAGCGAGGCCAGAGGATGAGCTCGCTAGAAAGTTTGCGGTTCATGCAGTTGATATTTTAGAGAACGCTAAAATTACAAAAAGCCTAGATGAAGCGCTAGGAATGGTCAACTTTGCTGTCGGGACGAGTGGTGTAGGGGGAAAGGATTACATCCCTGAGAGAACACCCATAACGCCCGAGGAGTTTGCAAGAAGGATTTTTCTAACAGGCGGAAAGGTTGGAATTGTCTTTGGACGCGAGAGTAGGGGTTTAGATAACGATGAGCTAGAGAAGCTCGACTTCACAGTTACGATACCCACAAGCGGTGCTTATCCAATAATGAACCTAAGTCATGCTGTAGCAGTTATTCTTTACGAAGTCTACAAACAAAGGATAAAAACCGAAGAAGTAGAACGCCCAAAACCTGCAGGAAGGCTTGAAAGAGAGGTCTTCATCCAACAGTGGCGCGAGCTCATGAATGTCCTAAACACTCCGAAAGACCCATATAGGAAGAAGTACACCGAAATAATGATGCGCCGCGTTTTGGGACGGGCGTTCATCTATGAAAAAGAAATTTACGCAATTATCGGGCCCCTTAGAAGGGCAGTAAGGAGTTTAAAGAAGTGCAAAGAGAAGGGATGTTTATATGATTAGCGTTGAGCAGTTTAAGGTTGAGAACAGGAGTATTTGGATAGGCGTTATTTACGGAGATAAGATCCAAGGTGTGGTCTATTCTCTCGAAGGAGAAGGCTTTCTAAAAGAAAGGATAGAAGAGCTAACAAGGTTTCTAAGAAAGCGCGGTGCTGATGTTAGATTAGAGGAAGAAAAAAGCACATATCCACAACTTGTTTTTGATGTTTTAAAAGGCAAATTAGACAACGAGGAAGTTCTCAATATCCTGAGTTTCGAAGGAACAACACTATTTGAGCGGAAAGTTTATGAGGTATTAACAAAAAAAGTTAAACGCGGACAGGTAATAAGTTACAAAGAGCTAGCCCATATTGTGGGAAGTTCACCAAGGGCAATTGGAGGAGCGATGAAAAGGAATCCATACCCAATAATCGTTCCATGCCACCGTGTAATTTCAAGTAATGGAATCGGCTTTTACACACCAAAAGTCGAGTACAAAAAGTTTTTGCTCGAAATAGAGGGGGTGAAAAAGTGGACAAGCTGAAAGCTTACCTAATTGGTTTCATCTTAGCGATCGTGGCAATAACAGTGGGAATAATTTACAAGTGGGGCTTTTGGATGCTCGTGCGCATCGTCTTGAGCCTTGGCTTTTTGGGATTAACCTTAACGATGGCATTTTTCTTGGCGTTAACGCTCTACGCTGAAAGCTGGAAGTACGCCCTCTATCTAGTGGTGCCAACAGCCCTGAGCGGCTATGCTACATACTTAAGTGTCACATGGCAAAAGCTTAACATCGTCGGCGGGATAATAGTGCTCTTCATTCTCGGTTTGGCCTTTGGGATCTGGTACATCAGCGAGCCTGATCTTGGCTTAATGGATCGCTTTAAGAGCGCAGAGAGCTTGGAGCGAGCAGGGAATTACAAAGCTGCCGCAAGGAAGTACGAAAAGAAGGGCAACTATTTAAAGGCCGCCGAGATGTACGAAAAGCTCGGATGGATGGAAAGTGCAGCGTGGGCATATGAAAAAGCCGAGAAATATGACAAAGCTGCGGAAATCTACGAACAGCTTTATGAGAAAGAGAAAGACACCTACTATCTAAAGGAGGCTCATGAATATTGGAAAAAGGCTGGAAACATGGACAGAGCCGCTAAAGCTTTGGAAAAGTATGCCAAAGAAGAACCATGGTTCTGGGAGGATGTTGCAAAGCTCTACGAGGAGTTAAAGAACGAGGAAAAAGCTGTTGAGGCTTGGAAGAAAGCTTTGGAGTACTACATTAGCGAGGCTCAAGAGGAAGGTGTCTTCTGGGAGGACGTTGGAAATATTTACAAGCGCCTTGGCGATGAGGAGAAAGCAACGGAAGCATACGAGAAGTTCCTCGAATACTGCCTCAAGGAAGCGGAGGAAGACGAGGCTTGGTGGAAGCATGTTGCAGAGACATATGAACTCCTAGGGGAAGAGGAGAAAGCTAAAGAAGCTTGGGCAAAATATGAGGAATACAGGAAGAGGATAATGCAGGGAATTGAGGAAAACAAGGAAGAACGTGAAGAAAAAGCTTAATCCTTTTTGCTTATGCTTTTTACCTCAAATTTGTTCTTTTTTCTCTCAAAGCGCCACTTTTCTATAGCCCTTACAAAGGGACACCTTCTACGCCACTCCTCAAATAAACTTCGAAGTCCCATAGTATCACCAAAATAAATTATAGAAAAAGGATTTATAAATAAAATTATGAAAAAACTTTCATTAATGCCATGTCACCGTCTTATGCATCACCTTTCCAGCTAAAGCATCTTTTAACGCCTGCTCCATTATTTCCAAGCCCTTCTCAGCAATTTCCTGCGTTATGACCAAAGGCGGTGTGATCCTCACTACGTTCCCAAACATACCATAGCTTGGGAGTATTAGGCCGAGCTCAAACGCTCTCCAGCATATCTTGCCCGTAAGCTCTGGATCAGGTTTTTTGTTCTCTTTTACTATTTCAACGCCTATCATTAAGCCTTTCCCTCTAACATCGCCTATAACCTCATACTCCTCCTGCATCTCCTTGAGGCGCTTCATTATGAATGAGCCTACTTTCTGAGCATTTTCGAGCAGTTTTTCCTCCTCGATTATCTTAAGCGTAGCATAAGCTGCCGCTGAAATCACAGGGTTAGCCGCTGGCGTCAATAGAGCACTCCCGCTTGTCATATCCATCAGTTCAGCTTTTCCTATGACGCCGCTAAGCCCCATCCCACTTGCAACCCCTTTTCCAAAGGCCAAAAAGTCAGGCTCAACTTTAAAGTGCTCGCTAGCAAACCACTTACCTGTCCTCCCGATTCCCGTTTGCACTTCATCCATGGCAAAAAGAATGCTATGCTCATCTAGAACTTTCTTCAGCTCTTTGAAAAAGCCTTCTGGGGGAACAACTATTCCAGCATCGCCTTGGATTGGCTCAGCTATTAAAACGCTCACTTCATCAGGGGGAACGACGTGGGCTAAGATGTAGTACTCGAGATAGTCTAAGAAAGCGTTTATCAGCTCATCGGGGTTTTCATAGCCGTCTATCCGCCAAGGGTTGCGGTAAGGGTTGGGATATGGAATCCAAACGACATTGGGCACTAATGGGGAGAAGCCTCTTTTTTGGGAGCTTTGAAAGGCAGCTATCGATGTTGCCCCATAGGTCTGACCGTGATATGCTCCTATAAACGCTATCACCCAAGGCTTCCTCGTTGAAAAACGCGCTATCTTTAGGAGTAAGTCCATTGCATCGCTCCCGCTGAGGCCGAAGAGGATTTTGGGGCCTTCAAGTGGAGATTTTTCCGCTAAAATCTCCGCAACCTCTATAGCTCTCTTGCTGTAGGTGTAGCCTATCATCGAGTGCTGTATCTTAGAGACCTGTTCTTGAACCTCCTTTACGAGCTTTGGGTGGGCATAACCCGTTGAAGCCGCGGCAGCGCCGGCTAAGAAATCTATGAAAACGTTCCCATCAACATCCTCTATTAACGCTCCATAGCCTCTTTCCGGAACGACGGGAAAGAGTTTAACTCCAAGTCCTTGAGAGACTACTTTTTTCTCTCTTTCAATTAATCCTTTTGCTTTTGGCCCTGGGGGAGTAACAACTATCTTTGGAAACTCATCAAAAGACATGTTTATTTCCTCCAACAGTTAATAAAAAAGTAGAGAGGAGAGTTCATGGATTTGCCGCAATAAATTCATTGGTGTACTCCTTAACTACCTTGTACAGTATTAATAGTCCCAATAGGTTGGGTATTGCCATAAGTCCATTCATCATATCTGAGAATGTCCAAACGTTTTCCAAGACTGTTGTTGCACCAATGTAGATGAAGATAACGAAGAGCAAGTTGTAAAGTAAGTGAAGCTTTGGATACAGCTTAGCGAACTTTTCAGGGTCTTTTTCAATCCATTTAGCCAAGTAAAGCACATTTTGCCTTCCATAGAATGACCACGCCAAGACGGTCGAATATGCAAAGAATATAACACCTATTATGACCATCACTTCTCCAGCGTGTCCAAAAGCTCTTGCAAATGCCTCTTGTGTTAATGCAGTGCTCGTTTTGTCAGTTTGCCAAGCTCCAGTTGCAACAATTGAGATTCCGGTTAATGAACAAATTATGAGTGTGTCTATAAGTGGGCCAAGCATTGCAACGTGAGCTTGTCTTGATGGGTGGTCGGTTCTTGCTGCGGCGTGGGCTAAAGTTGCAGTTCCAAGACCAGCTTCGTTTGAGAAGAGACCTCTAGCAACACCCCATCTTATCGTCGTTCCTACTGCTCCACCAGCTACTGCACTTCCAGTAAAAGCATCCCTAAATACCAATGAGATTGCACTTGGTAACTGTCCAGCAA from Palaeococcus pacificus DY20341 includes:
- a CDS encoding pyruvoyl-dependent arginine decarboxylase translates to MSWITPKKAIMVAASAEGGTKLNAFDNALLKMGIGNVNLVKLSSVIPAHIEWIEKMPEVPIGMLLPTVYAHIESDEPGSTISAALGVGISEDNNGGLIYEYSGYCTKEEAIEMVKKMVEEGFRVRGWKLKEFKVVVSEITVKDKPAAALAAVVMLPY
- the speD gene encoding adenosylmethionine decarboxylase; protein product: MMGVENPLGMHVILDLYECDPKILDDIEKIEEILTKAAEIANATVIDKRFHKFSPQGVSGAVVVSESHITIHTWPEHGYASVDVYTCGDHTMPVKAGEYIIKALKCKNPTVVKIDRGILFRKD
- the speE gene encoding polyamine aminopropyltransferase codes for the protein MHFIEWYPRGYGVGFKIKSKLLETQSKFQRIELYETEGFGKLLVLDGTVQLVEHGEESYHEPLVHPVMLAHPNPRRVLVIGGGDGGTLREVLKHKTVKKATLVEIDDMVVEISMLYLGIDRGLLERLMKKEEPRGELIIGDGVEYMKNSGEKFDVIIVDSTDPVGPAKLLFSEEFYRNAYDALGEKGLYITQAGSVYLFTNELLDAYKNMKKVFDRVYYFSFPVIGYASPWSFLVGVKGEIDFTKIDLERAKELELIYYDPEKHETLFQMPKYVRELLEKD
- the thrC gene encoding threonine synthase, which encodes MEVRCHKCGRAYSSIIPPSCICGEGLEITYDYSKVDVKKWRMRNRGVWRYKELLPEVKKIVSLNEGGSPLFKAKLSKELGLEVFIKDETRNPTGSFKDRFATVAVSYGLPFAENGFIVASDGNSAASLAAYAARANKEAFVVIPRRVDKGKLIQMIAFGAKIIRYGESVDEAIPYAKELAKLNGLYDVTSASNLIGIEGQKTLAFELWEELKPTHILVPTGSGSNIYSIYKGFKELLEIGAVEEIPKLIAVQTEKCSPIASEILNIKGKKEFTKALALYVKDPLNKEKAVRAVKESGGTAVLVREEELDMGERLLTKEGVFAEYASAVVVPALLKLKEENYFEKDDKIALVITGSGLKSFYEEKERSIMTGTKLEILRLLRDKPSYGYEIWENISKPMKYQAVYQHIKELESLGLIKEAYKRGRRIYYTLTGKGARILENLEE
- a CDS encoding phosphoribosyltransferase, translating into MDKVYLTWWQIDRALFSLAEELRQKFMPDVIVGIARGGLIPAVRLSHILGDIELKVMDIKFYTDIGTHGEKPVIKIPIHGDLKGKKVAIVDDVSDTGKTLEVAIEEVKKLGAEEVKVVCLSTKPWTSVVPDFYVFRTDKWIVFPWEEFPVVARE